From one Lycium ferocissimum isolate CSIRO_LF1 unplaced genomic scaffold, AGI_CSIRO_Lferr_CH_V1 ctg685___fragment_1, whole genome shotgun sequence genomic stretch:
- the LOC132045518 gene encoding protein EARLY RESPONSIVE TO DEHYDRATION 15-like, with protein sequence MALVSGGRSTLNPNAPIFVPSYVRQVEDFSPEWWKLVKTSTWFHDYWMSQNQGEEYGAGNDVADLLPENIDLDVDEDILNMEAQYEEFLQSSQSGQQGIKSSLYGVNGIPQYGLPSDALMRTLSSPRSPIGPPKYFEKPAKIVSPRNSFRSIQQPR encoded by the exons ATGGCATTAGTTTCTGGAGGAAGGTCAACATTGAATCCAAATGCGCCCATCTTCGTTCCTTCATATGTGCGCCAGGTGGAGGATTTTTCACCAGAATGGTGGAAATTGGTGAAAACATCAACATGGTTCCATGACTATTGGATGAGCCAGAATCAGGGAGAGGAATATGGTGCTGGTAACGATGTTGCTGATTTGCTTCCTGAAAATATTGATCTCGATGTCGATGAAGATATCTTGAACATGGAAGCTCAGTATGAGGAATTTCTCCAATCATCCCAAAGTGGGCAACAAGGAATTAAGTCATCTCTTTATGGTGTCAATGGGATACCACAATATG GTTTACCCTCTGATGCACTGATGAGAACATTGAGTTCACCAAGATCACCCATTGGGCCACCCAAATACTTTGAGAAGCCAGCCAAGATCGTGAGTCCGCGCAACAGCTTCCGCAGCATCCAGCAGCCTCGCTGA